The Streptomyces sp. NBC_01317 genomic interval CGGCGCCCGGCTGATCAACGGAAAGGTGCTCGACGACCGGGGCGCGGGCACCGAGTCCTCGATCATCGCGGGCATGGAATGGGCCGTCGACCAGGGCGCCACGATCGTCAACCTCTCCCTCGGCGGCGGTGACACCCTCGGCGTCGACCCGGTCGAGGAGACCGTCGACCGGCTCTCCGACCGCGCGCTGTTCGTGATCGCCGCGGGCAACGAGGGCCCCGGCGCCTCCACCCTCGGCACCCCCGGCACCGCCGACCGCGCCCTCACCGTCGGCGCCGTCGACCAGCAGGACACCCTCGCCACCTTCTCCTCACGCGGCCCGCGCATCGGGGACAGCGCCCTCAAGCCCGACCTGACCGCGCCCGGCGTCGACATCACGGCCGCGGCCGCCGCCGGCAGCCGTATCGACACCGCCCCCGGCACCCCCCACCCCGCGCCCGGCTACCTCACGATCTCCGGCACCTCCATGGCCACCCCGCACGTGGCCGGCGCCGCCGCGCTGCTCTCCCAGCAGCACCCCGACTGGAGCGGTACGCGGATCAAGGAGACGCTCATCGGGTCCGCCAGGCCGGGCCCGTACAGCGCAGTCGAGCAGGGCAGCGGCCGGGTCGACCTGACCCGGGCCGTCGTCCAGGACGTCGTCGCCGAGCCCGCCTCGCTGAGCTTCGGCGCCCCGCTCTGGCCGCACACCGACGACCAGCCGGTGACCAGGACGCTCACCTACCGCAACAGCGGTACGGAAGCCGTCACCCTCGACCTGACCGCGACCGCCACGGGCCCCGCCCATACCCCGGCGCCCGACGGCTTCTTCACCCTCGGCGCCCCGCAGGTCACCGTACCGGCGGGCGGCACCGCCTCGGTCGACGTCACCGCCGATCCCCGGCTCGGCGGCGAGACCCTCGGCGTGTACAGCCTCGCCGTCACCGCGAGCGCCGGAAAGCGGGCCGTGCGGACGGCGGGCGCCCTCAACCTGGAGGGGGAGATGTACGAGCTGACCCTCAAGGCCACCGCACGCGACGGCTCCGCCCCCGGTGACGGCGACTGGTCCGGTTACGTCTACGACCTCGACCACGACACCATGACCGCCGTCTCCGGCGACCGCGGAACGGCCCGGCTGCGGCTGCCCAGGGGCACGTACACGATCATCGGCGAGGTACCGCTGCTGAGCCCCGAACTCGTCTACATCGGCGACGACTTCGTCTCCGCGCCGCGCCTGCTGCTCGACAAGGACACCACGCTCCCCGTCGACGCGCGGCAGACCGAGCTGATCGACCTCGCGGCGCCGGACCCCGACGCCTCGTACAACGCAGGCTTCGTGACCATCACCCCGGACGGCGCGCCGGGCCCGATCGCCCTCTACATCGGCAACCTGTCCGAGGGCTTCCGTACCCAGCAGGTCGGCCCCCGGCCCGCGCCCGGGACGGTCTCCTCCCACATCGTCGCCACCTTCGTGACGGACACGGCGACGTTCCTGCTCGCGGACAAGCTGGCCGACGGCTTCTACACCGGCCGTACCCTGCACCCGAAGCGGGACCGGTTCGCCAAGGTCACCTCGCAGCAGGGGGCTTCGGTCACCGGCCGGAGCGGCGTCATCCTCTCGACCCCCGACAACGGGCTGTACGGATCCACCTACACGGGCGCCCCGGAGACGGTCACCACCTACCTCCAGACCGGCCGCACCTGGCAGCGGACCTTCCAGCAACTGCGCGGCGGCAGGACGGTCGAGGTGCGGTACCCGCTGCCGGCCCGGACGTACCGCGGCGGGAAGGAGTACGCCGAGACCTTCAACACCGGGGTCTTCGGCCCGGCGCTCACGGGTCCCGGCTCCGGTGTGGAAGGTCCCGGATCCGGCCTGGTCAGGGACGGTGACCGGCTGACCGGCTCGATCCGCCCCTTCACGGACAGCGCGGGCCACGACGGCGAGAGCCTGTACGACACGGCGTCCGCCTCCACCACGCTGTACCGCGACGGCGTGCCGTACGCCACGGTCCAGGACCCGCTGGACACGGCGGGCTTCGACCTGCCGGAGGAGAAGGCGCGGTACAAGCTCGTCACGACCGTCAGCCGGGTCAAGTCCGGTGTGGCGACGGTGGGTACGGAGGTGTCGTGGTCGGCCGAGTTCACCTCGGGCCGTACCAAGAAGGCCACCAGGATCCCGTCGAGCGTGGTGCGCTACACCCCGCAACTCGCCCTCGACGGAACGGCCTTGGCGGGCGCGCGGCTGAGTGTGCCGGTCACCGTGCAGGGCTCGGCCGCCGGTCACGACCTCAAGTCCCTTGTGGTGTACGGCTCGTACGACCGGGGCGCGACCTGGTCGCCGCTGACCGTGCGGAACGGCAAGGTGACCGTGGTGAACCCGGCGGCGGGCGGTTCTGTCTCCTTCAAGGCCGAGATCAAGGACCGGGACAAGGGGGTCTTCACCCAGACCCTTCTCGACGCCTACCGGACACGGTAGGTCCGCTCGCGCGGTGTGAGGGCACCGCGCGCAGACGGCCACGGGCCGCCCGGCCGACGGGCGGCCCGTGATCGTTCCGGCGGGGAAGTGGTTTCTCGTACGTGACCCGTGGTGGTTCCCGCGCGACCCCTGACCGGTCCTGGGCGGGCCGTGTCGCACCCCCTAAGCTGGCACTCATGCTGAGACTGGGACTCACAGGCGGAATCGGCGCGGGCAAGAGCGAGGTCTCGCGGCTGCTGGCCGGTTACGGCGCCGTGGTCATCGACTCCGACCGGATCGCGCGTGAGGTCGTCGAGCCGGGCACTCCGGGGCTGGCCGCCGTCGTCGCCGAGTTCGGCCCCGGCGTGACCACCGCCGACGGGGCCCTGGACCGCCCGGGACTCGGCGCGATCGTCTTCGGCGACCCCGACCGCCTCAAGGCGCTGAACGCGATCGTCCACCCCCTCGTACGGACCCGCTCAGCGGAGCTGGAGGCGGCGGCGGGCGCCGACACGATCGTCGTCCACGACGTGCCGCTGCTCGTGGAGAACGGCATGGCGCCGCTGTACGACGTGGTGGTCGTCGTGGACGCGTCGTCCGCGACCCGGCTCGACCGGCTGGTACGGACCCGGGGCATGACCGAGTCCGAGGCGCGCAAGCGCATGGCGGCGCAGGCGACACGCGAGGAGCGCCGCGCCGTCGCGGACGTCGTCATCGACAACGACGGCCCGCTGGAGAAACTGGAACCGCAGGTCCGCAGGGTCTGGGAGAGCCTGACGGAGCGCGCGGCGGCGTCCGGCCGGCGCGGGAGAATGGAATAGCACCACCACGCGTGGCGTTGAAGCCGCGCAGCTAGGGAAGGATGCGACCGTGCCCGAGAGCCCGGAGACCCACGTCATCGACTATCGCGCGGCCGAGCAGCTGCTGGCGGCGCGGGATCCGCGCGGGGCCGTGAAGCTCCTCGACTCGGTGATCGCGGCCCACCCGGAGAACACCGCGGCTCGCCTGCTGCGCGCCCGCGCGTTTTTCGCGGCGGCCCAACTGCGCCCGGCCGAGCTGGAGTTCGAGCTGGTCCTGGAGCGCGAGCCGGACAACGCGTACGCGCACTTCGCCCTGGCCAGGACGTACCAGCGGTCGGGCCGTCCCGACCAGGCCACCCGGCACTTCCGGCTGGCGGCGGCGCTGGACCCGAAGCCGGAGTATCTGAAGGCGGCCCGGTTCGACAGCGACGCGCGGGACGCCGACTCCCCCGACACGGACTGATGGCGGACGACACCGGCTGACTTCGACCGCGGTGGGTGCTGAAGCGTGACCGTACAGTCAGCGGCGTAACCGGAGTACAGTCAGCGCCCCGGCGGCCGGCCGTACCGGTCGTCGCGGTCCGTTCCGCGCGCTCTGCGCCTGATGCGCCAGAGGACCACCCCCAGGTCGGTCAGGACGGCCAGCAGCAGCAGGCCGCACGCCAGCGACCAGCCCATCCGCCCGGCGACCGCGAACGCCACCGTGCCGAAGACGGCCCAGATCACACCCCATATGCTCAGCCAGAACCGCATCCGCAGCGCACTGCGCGCGGTCCTCGGCTCACTTCCGGTGCGCATATTCGCACCTCCCGAGGTGGGTCTACCCGCCGAGGCGGCCTCTGACCCCGACCACGGGGAAGAGTGTGCGGGGCGAGCGATGAGTTCCGGCGCGGCCTTCCGTCTACCTCTCGACAGTGCCACCGGGCGCTCGACCAGACGGAGGAAACCACCATGTCAGAGGCCCTGAACCCGACCTATGTGCCCTCGCGCCGGGCGCACCTCACGGTGCGCGGGCTGGAGATCGTGCTGGCACTGTTCTTCGGGATCGCGAGCGCCGCCCCCAAGCTGGTCGCGCACTCCTCGGCGGTGGAGTCCTTCGACACCATCGGTTTCGGCGACTGGTTCATGTACCTGGTGGGGGCCCTGGAGCTGGCCGGCGCCGTCGCGCTGCTGATCCCGCTGCTGTCGGGGGTGGCCGCGATCGCCTTCGTCGGACTGATGATCGGCGTCTTCGTCACCCAGCTGACCGCCTTCGACGGCGAGAACCTGCTGACGCCGGTGATCCTGGCCGTCCCGCTGGTCTTCATGGCCGTGGTCCGCCGGCCCCGTACGGCGGAACTGGTCGCGCTGGTCCGCCGGCGGACGGGCGCGGCTCAGTGCACGAACGTGTAGCTCCGCCAGGGGGCGGCGCCGGGGGCGATCACGTCGTTCAGTGTGGTGGCGATGTACGTGGTGCTCTTCCCCGAGCAGTCCGGGGTCAGGTACATCCGCATGTCGACGAGGGTGCGGTTCGTGAGGTCGACCGCGCCGCCCGGCACAAGCCGGTGACAGCCGGTGACCAGCGGGTTCGACACCTGGACCTGGTGCCGGTTCTCGGACTCGTACACGATGGTGCCCACCGAGGTCCGGCCGAGGCCGGAACAGCCGGCGACGGCGAAGGTCAGGAGCACTGCCCCGGCGGCGATGCCGAGGCGCCGGTGATCGGTCACGGACATGGGCGGTCCTCGTCTTCAGTTCGGTACGGGCGTCCGGTCCGGTCCGGCGCGTGAGCCGGGTCCGGTCCGGTACGTGCGTCGGGCAGGTGCTCGTCACACTGCCGGATCCCGCGCGGAGCGGCACCAGGTGTGCGGCCGGCCGGGCTACGGAACGGATTCCCGGTCCCGGCCGTCCCTCCGGAGGCTCCGGCGTCCGCCACCGGGGTAGATCACGCGTATGGAACCGCAGTGCACGACCCGTCAGGGGCAGGTCCGAGGCCGTGAGTCCGTCACCACGGGGGTGACGTCGTTCCTCGGCATCCCGTACGCGACCGCGCCCCGGTTCGGTCCGCCCGGGGCCGTCGAGCCGTGGGAGGGCGTGCGCCCCGCCGTCGCGTACGGTCCGACCGCGCCGAAGGCGCCCTACGCACCGCCCCTCGACGCGCTCCTCCCGGAGAACGTCGTCCCGGGCGAACCGGGGGAGTCGTGCCTCAACCTGAACGTCTGGACCCCGTCACCCGGTCCTGGCGCCCGCCTCCCGGTCATGGTGTGGGTGCACGGCGGCGCGTTCGCCAACGGCTCGGGTTCCACCTCCGCGTACGACGGGACCGCGTTCGCGCGGGACGGCGTGGTGTGCGTGACCTTCAACTACCGGCTCGGGGCGGAAGGTTTCTGCCATCTGGACGGCGTGCCGGACAACCGCGGCCTCCTCGACCAGATCGCCGCACTGGAGTGGGTACGGGACAACATCGCTTCCTTTGGAGGCGACCCGGACCGGGTCACGGTCTTCGGGGAGTCGGCCGGGGCGATGAGCATCGGCGTGCTGCTCGGGATGGAGCGGGCCAAGGGCCTCTTCCGGCGGGCGATCCTCCAGAGCGGCGGCGCCCACCACTTCCTGACCCCGGCCTCCGCACGGCTCATCACCGCGCGCCTGGCGGCGAAACTGGACATCGCGCCCACCGCCGAGGCCCTCGCCGGGGTGCCCGCCGCCCGGCTGCTCCCCGCGCAGGCCGAGCTGCGCGCGGAGATCGTGGCCCGCCCCGACCGTGCCCTGTGGGGCGAGGCAGCCGTCAACATGATGCCGTTCGAGCCAGTACGGCCCCGGCGGATCCTGCCGGGGCCGGGCTGCGGGGTGGACCTGCTGGTCGGCAGCAACCGCGAGGAGTACCGGCTCTTCCTGGTGCCGTCAGGACGCCTGGAGCTGCTGACGTGGGCCAGGCTGCGCGCGACCGCACGCGCGTACGGCCTCGATCCGGGCCCGGCACTGGCCCTGTACGGGGAGGGGCGGGCCGGGGCGACTCCCGGCGAGCTGTACGACGCGCTGGTGACGGACTGGTTCTACCGGATCCCGGCGATCCGGCTCGCGGAGGCGGTCCCGGGCTCGTACGTGTACGAGTTCGCCTGGCGATCCCCGCGCTTCGACGGCCGGCTGGGCGCCTGCCACTCCGCGGAACTGGGCTTCGTGTTCGACCGGCTGCGCGACCCGGTGTACGCCCCGATGCTGGGCGAGGACGCGCCGCAGAGTGTTGCCGACGCGATGCACGGGGCGTGGGTGGAGTTCGCGAGGACGGGCGATCCGGGCTGGCTGCCGTACGACCGGGAGACCAGGACGACGATGGTGTTCGGGGCCGAGGGCGCGGCGGTGGCCGGGCCGGTCCGGGATCCGGGGGCGGCGACCAGGGAGATCTGGGAAGGGCTGCGCTGATCTTTGCTGACCCTTACTGACCTGCGGAGAAGCCGCTCGGCGGCCGGTTGTCAGACCCCCCGCCTAGACTCGCAGTCAGTCGGATCTCGCCGTCGGATCGTGGGGTGGGAGGGAGTGGGGACCATGGAGCGCGTCACTCGGACCGCCGTACGACCGGCCGCCCGCGCACCCCTGCCGGGTGCCGGTGCTGGTGTCCCTTCTGGTACGGCTGCCGCATCCGGTGCGGGGCCCCTCCCGTCGTCGTCCGCCGCCCTGTCCTCCTCCGTACCCCCCGGTCTCACGCGCTGCGCGGCCCTTTTCCTGCCCGCCGGGCTGCCGCGCGAGGGACGAGTCGCCTTCTGGGCCCCGGAGGGGGAGCTGCCGGCCTGGCCGGACGAGGGCGTGACGCCGCCGCGCCCCGGCGGCGAGACCACGGTCATGCGGGGCCGGACCCGGGCTGACACGCGGGGGCGGACGCAGGGCGACGAGATCGCGGGCCGCGCGGAACGCGGCGAGATCACGGTCGTACGGCTCGGGGAGCGCGGCGGGGTCGAGGCCCGGACGGTCCCCGCCCTGCTGATGCCGGTCGCCGACGCCGTACCGCTGCTGGTCCGTGCCCGGCGGGACAGGACCGCCCATCCCGCCTCGGCGTGCTGGGGAGCCGCCGCGCTGCACGCGCTCCAGCTGGCCGCGCGCGGCAGGCTGCTGCCCGGTCTCACCGCTTCCGACCACGACGCCTGGCGGGCCGGCCCGCTCGACGCGGACGACATCGCGCAGCTCAGGGCGATCGCCGCCGCGATGCCGCCGGAGGCGTACGCCGTACCGGTCGCGGGGATGGCGCCGGGCCCGGCTCCAGGCCCGGGGGCGGACCCGGGGGAGCTGAGCCTGCCGGAGCCCGAGGCGCTGGTGCGGGCGTTCCTGGACGCCGTGGCGGACGCGCTGCCCCGTACGCCCGCGGCGGCGTTCGCGGCGGGCAAGCCCTTCGCCGCCCGGGCCGCGCAGCATCTGCCGGGCGCGAGGACGTGGGCCGCCGAGGCGGCGGCGGGCATGGACGCGGGTGTGCGGGTCTCGCTGCGGCTCGACCTGTCCGCGTACGACCTGTTCGACACGACCGGAGCGGGGGAGGAGGCGGACACCTCGGCGGACCGGGCCGCCGCCTCCGACCGCCCGCCGGGCGATGCTTTCGGCCGGCGCGGCGGGCGCGGGGGGCGCGGCGGCGACGAGGAGTCCCGGATCACCCGCCGGGCCGGCGCCGCCCTCGTCCAGGTCCACAGCCTGGCCGACCCCACCCTGGTCCTCGACGCCGGCCGCCTCTGGGCGGGCGACGGGGACGCCAGCTTCGGCCCCCGGGCCCGGGTCGACGCGATGCTCGCCCTGCGCCGGGCCGCGCGTGTCTGGACCCCGCTCGGGCGGCTGCTGGAGCGGGACGTCCCCGACGCGCTGTCGCTCTCCGAGGACGAGCTGTACGACCTGCTCGGCCCCGCCGCCGCCCGCCTCGCCGCGGCCGGGGTCGCCGTGCACTGGCCCCGGGAGCTGGTGCGCTCGCTCACCGCGTCGGCGGTGGTCCGCGCCGCGCCCGGGTCCGCCACGGACGGCACCCCGTTCTTCGACAGCGCGGAGCTGCTCACGTTCAACTGGCAGGTGGCGCTCGACGGCGATCCCCTCACCGAGAGGGAGATGGACGTGCTCGCCGAGTCCACGCGCCCGATCGTGCGGCTGCGCGACCAGTGGGTGGTGATCGACCCCGCGCTCGTGCGCAAGGCGCGCAAGCGGGAGCTGGGCCTCCTGGAGCCCGTCGACGCCCTGGCGATCGCCCTCACCGGCACGGCGGAGGTCGACGGTGAGACGGTGGAGGCCGTCCCGACGGGCGCCCTGGCCGTGCTGCGCGACCGGCTGGTCGCGGGCCCGGCGGCCGTGCCCCAGCCCCCGGCCCTCGACGCCACCCTGCGCGACTACCAACTGCGCGGCCTCGCCTGGCTGGACCTGATGACCTCGCTCGGTCTCGGCGGCTGCCTCGCCGACGACATGGGCCTCGGCAAGACGATCACCGTCATCGCCCTGCACCTGCACCGGGCCCGCCCCACCCCGACCCTGGTCGTCTGCCCGGCCTCACTCCTCGGCAACTGGCAGCGGGAGATCACCCGCTTCGCCCCCGGGGTGGCCGTGCACCGCTTCCACGGCGCGGGACGCTCCCTGGACGAGGCCGGGGACGGCTTCGTCCTCACCACCTACGGCACGATGCGCTCCAGCGCGGGCGAACTGGCCGCGCACGACTGGGGGATGGTCGTCGCCGACGAGGCCCAGCACGTCAAGAACCCCTTCTCCTCCACCGCCAAGGCGCTCCGTACGATCCCCTCGCCCGCCAGGATCGCGCTCACCGGCACCCCCGTGGAGAACAACCTCTCCGAACTGTGGGCCCTCCTCGACTGGACGACCCCCGGTCTGCTCGGCCCGCTCAAGGCCTTCCGCTCCCGGCACGCCCGCATCGTGGAGAACGTGGAGAACGCGCGCAGCGCCGACATCAAGGACGCCGACAACGAACAGGCCGTGGAGCGACTGGCCCGGCTGGTGCGGCCGTTCCTGCTGCGCAGGAAGAAGTCCGACCCGGGCATCGTCCCCGAGCTGCCGCCCAAGACGGAGAGCGACCACCCCGTAGCCCTCACCCGGGAGCAGGCCTCCCTCTACGAAGCCGTCGTCCGAGAGACGATGGGTGCCATCGAGAACGCCGAAGGCATCGCCCGCCGCGGCCTGGTCATGAAGCTGCTCACCGCGCTCAAGCAGATCTGCAACCACCCCGCGCAGTATCTGAAAGAGGACACGGCCCGGCTGACCGGCCGCTCCGGGAAGCTCGCCCTCCTGGACGAACTGCTCGACACGATCCTCGCGGAGGACGGCTCCGTCCTGATCTTCACCCAGTACGTGTCCATGGCCCGGCTGCTCTCCGCGCACCTCACCTCCCGCGCGATCCCCTCCCAACTGCTGCACGGCGGCACACCGGTGGCGGAGCGCGAGCGCATGGTGGACCGCTTCCAGTCGGGCGAGACACCGGTCTTCGTCCTCTCCCTCAAGGCCGCGGGCACCGGCCTCAACCTCACCCGCGCCGGCCATGTCGTCCACTTCGACCGCTGGTGGAACCCCGCCGTGGAGGAGCAGGCCACGGACCGCGCGTACCGCATCGGCCAGACCCAGCACGTGCAGGTCCACCGGCTGATCGCGGAGGGCACGGTCGAGGACCGGATCGCCGAGATGCTCCAGGCCAAGCGCGCCCTGGCCGACGCGGTCCTCGGCTCGGGCGAGGCGGCCCTGACCGAGCTGACCGACCGGGAGCTGGCCGATCTGGTGTCCCTGCGGCGGCAGTCATGACGGCCCCGCGCGCCGTGCGCCAGGACGACCGCCGCCGTACGTTCCCCGCGCTGCCCCCGCGCCCCGGCGACGCGGCCGCGCGTGCCTTCGAGAGCGGGTTCGCGACCACCTGGTGGGGCAACGCCTGGGTGGAGTCGATGGAGGACACCGCCCTGGACCCGGCCCGCCTGAGCCGCGGCCGGGTGTACGCGGGCGGCGGCCACGTCGACGCGATCACCGTCACCCCCGGCCGTGTCACCGCCTACGTACGCGGTTCCAGGCCCCGCCCGTACCGTACGGAAATCCGGCTGCGCACCCTGGACGACGGGGATTGGGAAGACCTCCTCGACGCGGCGGCGGCCCGCCCCGACCACATCGCGGCCCTCCTCGACAAGGAGATGCCCCACGCCCTCGCGGCCACGGCCGACCTGCTCCCGGCCGGGGGCGACCTCACCCCGGACTGCTCCTGCCCGGACGACGGCTACCCGTGCAAACACGCGGCCGCCCTCTGCTACCAGACGGCCCGACTCCTGGACAAGGACCCCTTCGTCCTGTTCCTGATGCGCGGGCGCGGCGAGCTGGAGGTCCTGGCCGACCTGACCCGCCGCAACGCGACCCGCTCGGCCGCCGAGCGGACCGCCGCGGCGCCGCCGATGCCCATGGTCCCGGCGGCCACCGCCCTCGCCGCCCGTACGCTCCCCGCGCTCCCGCCGCCGTTCCCCACCCCGGACCGCCCCGGGCGCCCGCCCGCCTACCCGCAGGCCCCGGGCGCCCCCGACCCGCTCGCGCTCGACCTCCTCGCCTCGGAGGCGGCGGCCCGCGCGCACACGTTCCTCACCACCGGTCTCGACCCGGTCGGCGCGCTCACCCCCTGGCAGGACGCGGTACGGCTGGCCGCCGCGCACCCGGGCTCGGGGCTGACCGCCTCCACCCGCGCCCTCTACCGCGACCTCGGCGCCGGGACGGACCACACCCCCACCGACCTGGCCCGCGCGGTCGCGGCCTGGCGCCAGGGCGGTCTCGCGGGCCTCGCCGCCCTGGAAGAGCCCTGGGACCCGCCGGCCGGCCCCTTCGACCGCGCCCGCCCGGCCCTCGCCGCCGCCGACCACCCCCACTTCCGACCCTGGCGCAATCGCCTCTCCACCTCGTCTCTCCAACTGCGCTTCGGCCGCGACGGTCTCTGGTACGGCTACGAGTCGGACCGCGACCGTGAGGACTGGTGGCCCCGAGGTACCCCGGACACCGATCCCGTGGGTGCGCTCACCACCCTGCTCGGCCGGTGACGGGTAGTCTTCCTTCGTAGCGGAGTGTGCGCGAAGGGGGCCTGATGGAAGCGGAGTTACTGGCGCTGGCGACGGCGGGGGCGACGGCGCTCGTCCAGCAGATGGCGACGGACGGCTGGACCTCGGTACGCGACCGGGTGACCGGCTTCCTCACCGGCAGGGGAGCGGCGACGGCCGAAGCGGTCGAGGCGGACCTGGAGAGCGGCCGGGCCGAACTGACCGAGGCCCGGGGCGCGGACAGCGAGGAGACGGCGGCCAGGACCGCCGAGGACCTGCGCACCGAATGGCGCAACCGTCTGCGCCGCACTCTCCTCGCCGACCCGGAGGCGGCGGCCGAACTGCGCGCGCTGCTGGCGGAGTTGGACCCCGCGCGGCCGGACCGGCAGAGCGGCGACGTACACAACACGGTGAGCGGCGGCACGGTGCACGGCCCGCTGGTCCAGGCCCGCGACATCGGCCGCCTCGACCTCGGCACGCGGCACTCGTCCGGGCCGGCACTCTGATCCAGGCTCCGGAGAGAGTCCTCGCCGTTCCCGGTCCCGACCCGCCCGCACCGTCCGCAAGGTGATGTCACACCTCGTGCGGTCGCGTCCGGGGTGGGCCCGAAGGACGCGTCCCGTGCGCCGTGCATCTTTCCCCCTTCGGACGGACCGTCTCTCCATTGACCGAACAGACCTGTTGGTCTACCGTTGTTCTCAGGAGACCGACCGGTCTGACTATCAGGATGGAAAGAGTATTGCCATGAGCAATTCCACCGGCAAGACCGCCCTCATTACCGGATCGACCCAGGGCATCGGCCGAGACATCGCCGGCACCCTGGCCGCTTCCGGCGCCCGGGTCCTGATCACCGGCCGCAACGTGGAGCGCGGCGAGAAGGCCGTCGCCGAGATCCGGGCCGCGGGCGGCGAGGCCGACTTCCTCGTCGCTGACCTGCGCGATGCCGCCAGCGCCAAGACTCTCGCCGCCGAGGCGGTGGCCCTGGCCGGTGAGATCGACATCCTCGTCAACAACGCGGGCGTCTACATTCTCGGACCGACCGCCGGCGTCACGGAGGCCGACTTCGACGCGATGTACAACCTCAACGTCAAGGTTCCCTTTTTCCTGGTCGCGGAACTGGCTCCGTTGATGGCCGAGCGGGGGCACGGCGTCATCATCAACATCACCACGGCCTTCGCCGAGAAGGGCGCGGTGGGGCCGGCCGCCTACGGCTCCTCCAAGGCAGCGGTGAATCTGCTCACCAAGTCGTGGGCGGCCGAATACGGCATCAGCGGCGTCCGGGTCAACACCGTCAGCCTCGGCGCGATCCTTACCGAAGGCAGCACCAAGGCCTTCGGCGACGCCGTCCATGACTTCCCCAACGGGTCCCCGGCCGACCGCGTCGGCACGACTGCGGAAGTAGCCGCTGCCGTCGCCTTCCTCGCCTCCGACGAGGCCTCCTACATCTACGGCGCGAACCTCGCGGTTGACGGTGGAATGGTCATCTGACTAGCCTCGCCAGGAGATGGTCAGACCGGTCTGCCTGTCGTGGCGGAATGGTCCAGCCGAAAGGATGCTGACGGATGAGCGATGTTGACTCGGCGCCGAAGCCGTCGGCGCGTGAACGACTGCTCACGGCGGCGAATCGGCTGTTCTACGAAGAGGGCATCCAAACGGTCGGGATCGACCGGGTGATCGAACAGGCCGGGGTGGCCAAGGCCAGCCTGTACAAGACGTTCGGGAGCAAGGACGAGCTGATCCGGGCCTACCTGGAGCTACAGCACACCTCCACCGTCGAGCGGATCATGGGTGAGATGGAGGCGGAAGCGACTCCTCGCGACCGTATCCTGAGCGTTTTCACCACGCTGGGAACGGTTTTCGGCAGTCCGGACTTTCATGGCTGCGCCTTCATGAAGGCCGCCGCGGAGGCGCTTCCCGGAAGTGCGGCCCAGGAGGCGAACGCCAGGTACCGGGCGTGGGTCCGGGGAATGTTCACCGATCTGGCCCGCGACGCCGGGGTCGCGAATCCGGTCTCCCTGGCCCGACAGTTGCACATGCTCTTCGACGGATCGGGGCTCGGCGCCGATGTCGAGCACGACCCGTCGCTGGCCGATGAGGCGAGGGCCGCGGCCGAGGTTCTGGTCGACGCGGCCATCGCTCGGTCGTAGGGCACGAGCGAACGGCCTGAACGGCCGCTGAGTACCTGCGTTCTGGCCGTCTCCGCTCTTCGGCTTCACCGGGTCGGCTTCCTGGGGACACGCGTCCTGATGCCGACCGCCGGGCGGGCCGGCGACGCCCCGGCTTTCGCCGAAGTGATGGGCCGCCTGCGCGTTCCCTGCCCGCGGGGGGCGCCGCACCCGGCCGGACGTTGTCCTGGCCTACCAGGCGTACCCCTCCCGCGCCATCCGCGCGCACCTGCGCAGACACGGCAGCCGCGGCGGCAGACCAGCCGCTTTCGACCGCGAGCCGTATAAACAGCGCACCGTCGAGCGCATGCGTCAACCGCTTGAAGCAATTGCGCGGCCTGGACACTCGATACGACAAAACCGCGATCCTGGGCAGCCGCCAAGATAGTCGTGCTGACCTTTCGGGGTAATGAGGGAGGTCGCGTCGGGGATCGAGGGCGTCAAAGCCGTCGAGTTCGGCGGGGGCGGGTTACTGTGCGGCCACCATGCCGTAGCTCACCAGAACAGGAAACCGACAATGGAAATCCGACTCGGAGTTCTCGCTCTCCTCGAAG includes:
- a CDS encoding SDR family NAD(P)-dependent oxidoreductase, with product MRRASFPLRTDRLSIDRTDLLVYRCSQETDRSDYQDGKSIAMSNSTGKTALITGSTQGIGRDIAGTLAASGARVLITGRNVERGEKAVAEIRAAGGEADFLVADLRDAASAKTLAAEAVALAGEIDILVNNAGVYILGPTAGVTEADFDAMYNLNVKVPFFLVAELAPLMAERGHGVIINITTAFAEKGAVGPAAYGSSKAAVNLLTKSWAAEYGISGVRVNTVSLGAILTEGSTKAFGDAVHDFPNGSPADRVGTTAEVAAAVAFLASDEASYIYGANLAVDGGMVI
- a CDS encoding TetR/AcrR family transcriptional regulator gives rise to the protein MSDVDSAPKPSARERLLTAANRLFYEEGIQTVGIDRVIEQAGVAKASLYKTFGSKDELIRAYLELQHTSTVERIMGEMEAEATPRDRILSVFTTLGTVFGSPDFHGCAFMKAAAEALPGSAAQEANARYRAWVRGMFTDLARDAGVANPVSLARQLHMLFDGSGLGADVEHDPSLADEARAAAEVLVDAAIARS